A genome region from Dendrosporobacter quercicolus includes the following:
- a CDS encoding chemotaxis protein, protein MSEKVLDKKGILLETGTNEFEIVEFHVGAVTYGINVAKVREVINVVEVTKMPQSHLYVDGMFTLRGRVMPLVNLARCLGEREDTTAKNIIVSELNNYFVGFLVDGVSRIHRVSWTAMEPPPVIGESSMVVGIIKMDAKMVLLLDFEKIIADINPDMNLKLTTVPQKSEDIKAERGRKTILLAEDSPMLRELLVDTLHSAGYSKIYPYHNGKEAWDALEAIARGDKPVEDSISIIITDIEMPQMDGHHLLKRIRDDQKLTQLPVVIFSSLINEEMRRKGETIGADGQISKPEIGQLIDLLDKLVLQ, encoded by the coding sequence ATGAGTGAGAAGGTTCTGGACAAAAAGGGTATTTTGCTGGAAACTGGTACAAATGAATTTGAAATCGTAGAATTTCATGTCGGGGCAGTAACTTATGGCATAAATGTAGCAAAGGTCAGAGAAGTGATCAATGTTGTAGAGGTTACCAAAATGCCGCAGTCGCACCTTTATGTTGACGGAATGTTTACCTTGCGCGGGCGGGTAATGCCACTTGTAAACTTAGCCCGTTGTTTGGGAGAGAGAGAAGATACAACAGCCAAAAATATCATTGTCAGCGAGCTGAATAATTATTTTGTCGGTTTTTTGGTTGACGGCGTTTCCCGTATCCACAGAGTTTCGTGGACTGCAATGGAACCACCGCCGGTGATTGGCGAATCCTCAATGGTTGTTGGCATTATCAAGATGGATGCCAAAATGGTTCTGCTGCTGGATTTTGAAAAAATTATTGCTGATATTAACCCGGACATGAATTTAAAATTGACCACTGTTCCGCAAAAGTCGGAAGATATCAAGGCGGAACGAGGCCGGAAAACTATTTTGCTGGCTGAGGACTCGCCAATGCTGCGTGAATTGCTGGTAGATACACTGCATTCGGCCGGCTATAGTAAGATTTATCCGTATCACAACGGCAAAGAAGCCTGGGATGCCCTTGAGGCGATTGCTCGTGGAGATAAACCGGTGGAAGACAGTATTTCAATTATTATTACTGATATAGAAATGCCGCAGATGGACGGACATCATTTGCTTAAACGAATTCGCGATGACCAAAAATTAACGCAACTCCCGGTAGTCATTTTCTCTTCGCTCATCAACGAGGAAATGCGTCGTAAGGGTGAAACAATCGGCGCTGATGGTCAAATTTCCAAGCCAGAAATTGGGCAGCTAATTGACCTTCT
- a CDS encoding CvfB family protein: MSNNDKLKPNNVATLKVVRVSELGAFLDAGTGNTNDDILLHKVQQAHPVAVGDEVNVFLYLDPKGRLTASMRVPQMREGQVARVKIINTTKDGAFADVGAERGIFMPYAGMRGNVKTGETVWAKLYTDKSGRMAVTMEVEDELRRAAKPATDVKVGDFVSGAIYNFTDQGAFLFTKERYIAFLHNQEMQQRPKVGEEINARITYIRDDGRINVSMRPAKEDAITVDAAKILELMNGRGGKMPYSDETSPEVIKAKLNMSKAAFKRAIGRLIKEGIVEQKEGWTYLKQELTET; the protein is encoded by the coding sequence ATGAGCAATAATGACAAATTAAAGCCGAATAACGTTGCTACGCTGAAAGTGGTGCGCGTTAGCGAATTGGGCGCATTTTTGGATGCCGGAACAGGAAATACAAATGATGATATCTTGCTGCATAAAGTCCAACAGGCCCATCCTGTTGCTGTTGGCGATGAAGTTAATGTTTTTTTATATCTTGATCCAAAGGGCCGCTTAACAGCCAGCATGCGGGTACCGCAAATGCGCGAGGGGCAAGTGGCTAGAGTTAAAATTATCAACACCACGAAAGATGGTGCGTTTGCTGACGTAGGAGCCGAGCGGGGGATTTTCATGCCTTATGCCGGGATGCGAGGCAATGTTAAGACCGGTGAAACTGTCTGGGCCAAGCTTTATACCGACAAGTCGGGGCGAATGGCAGTTACCATGGAAGTTGAGGACGAACTGAGGCGTGCGGCAAAACCGGCGACAGATGTTAAGGTTGGCGATTTTGTAAGCGGCGCAATTTATAACTTTACCGATCAAGGGGCATTTTTATTTACCAAGGAACGCTATATTGCCTTTTTGCACAATCAGGAAATGCAGCAGCGTCCTAAAGTCGGTGAAGAGATAAATGCCAGGATTACCTATATTCGCGATGACGGCCGAATTAATGTGTCAATGCGGCCGGCGAAAGAGGATGCAATTACCGTTGATGCGGCTAAAATTTTGGAATTAATGAATGGTCGCGGCGGTAAAATGCCTTATAGCGACGAGACATCACCGGAAGTAATCAAGGCCAAACTTAATATGAGCAAGGCAGCTTTTAAGCGAGCTATCGGGCGACTGATCAAAGAAGGGATTGTTGAACAGAAAGAAGGCTGGACTTATCTCAAACAAGAACTCACTGAAACCTGA
- the rsfS gene encoding ribosome silencing factor: MTQLNQLADLIAAAASAKKAQDIVILDMDGVTLITDYFIIGSANSTTQVKAIADNIEEKLAEQGFKLLHKEGYREGRWILLDYGSCIAHIFVEEDRRFYHLERLWGDAKSYTYDK, from the coding sequence ATGACTCAATTGAATCAATTGGCGGACCTCATCGCTGCCGCTGCCAGTGCCAAGAAAGCCCAGGATATTGTGATTCTTGATATGGATGGCGTAACATTGATAACAGACTATTTTATCATTGGCAGCGCCAATTCAACTACACAGGTTAAAGCAATCGCAGACAATATAGAAGAAAAATTAGCCGAACAGGGATTTAAATTGCTGCATAAAGAAGGTTACCGCGAAGGGCGTTGGATATTGCTGGATTATGGCAGTTGCATTGCTCATATATTTGTGGAAGAGGACCGGCGTTTTTATCATCTGGAGCGGTTGTGGGGAGATGCAAAATCCTATACATATGATAAATAG
- a CDS encoding LCP family protein, whose amino-acid sequence MSNGRRKIRWTRVLVLFIIVMAVVMAATGAAHYVYTVFRPPAAVVAPAMTEQPAEKFNKNTNILLMGVDDGEPQIKAAVKPKRSDTMIVASINPETGAINLLSIPRDTQVVIPGRAGYDKITHAYFYGGPQLAARTVENFLQLPVNYYVTIDWQAFIKVIDILGGVNLYVENNMDYEDPYADLQIHLTKGYQHLNGDKAGQYVRFRHDELGDIGRVQRQQRFLKALSDEYMQVGTIVKLPALATTMNQYVSTDMSMMDVLKLVNSLKGFKHGMMQAEMLPGQFATIDGLSYWIPDKEQTRQLVERMFTDNVFTKDIYSNSSANIN is encoded by the coding sequence ATGAGTAACGGACGGCGCAAAATTCGCTGGACAAGAGTATTGGTATTATTCATTATTGTTATGGCTGTGGTCATGGCGGCAACTGGCGCTGCTCATTATGTTTATACTGTCTTCCGCCCTCCGGCTGCAGTTGTTGCTCCGGCCATGACTGAGCAGCCCGCCGAAAAATTTAATAAAAATACGAATATATTACTGATGGGCGTGGATGATGGGGAACCCCAAATTAAGGCGGCTGTCAAGCCAAAGCGCTCAGATACGATGATTGTGGCAAGTATCAATCCTGAAACGGGTGCGATAAACTTGTTGTCAATTCCCCGCGATACCCAGGTGGTCATCCCGGGACGGGCAGGCTATGACAAAATAACGCATGCTTATTTTTATGGAGGTCCTCAATTGGCGGCCCGTACTGTCGAAAACTTTTTACAATTGCCGGTGAATTACTATGTCACAATTGACTGGCAGGCTTTTATTAAAGTAATCGATATTTTAGGCGGAGTGAACTTGTATGTAGAAAATAATATGGATTATGAGGATCCGTATGCTGATTTGCAAATTCATCTTACCAAAGGCTATCAGCACTTGAATGGAGACAAAGCCGGGCAATATGTGCGTTTTCGCCATGATGAGCTGGGCGATATCGGGCGGGTGCAGCGCCAGCAACGTTTTTTAAAAGCACTAAGTGATGAATATATGCAGGTAGGGACAATTGTAAAACTCCCCGCTTTAGCTACGACAATGAATCAATATGTTTCCACCGACATGTCGATGATGGATGTGCTTAAACTGGTCAATAGCCTTAAAGGCTTTAAACATGGAATGATGCAGGCCGAAATGCTGCCAGGCCAGTTTGCAACTATTGATGGTCTGAGTTACTGGATTCCTGATAAAGAACAGACCAGGCAGCTGGTGGAACGGATGTTTACCGATAATGTTTTCACGAAAGATATTTATTCGAATAGCAGCGCGAATATTAACTAA
- the yqeK gene encoding bis(5'-nucleosyl)-tetraphosphatase (symmetrical) YqeK, producing the protein MRIEQISEKLAQRLSNKRFQHSVGVSNTAQALARRYQCSPEKAKLAGLLHDCARELTSNRLLSMAEAFGIVVGDIERHHTVLLHALVGARMAEAEYGVSDDEIRQAIALHTTGGPNMTTLDKIVFLADVIEPGRSFSGVEAIRLLAAENLDKAVLAAFNQSIIFLAGKNSIIHPDTIIARNALLFTD; encoded by the coding sequence ATGCGAATAGAGCAAATTTCGGAGAAATTAGCGCAAAGATTATCTAATAAACGTTTTCAGCATTCGGTTGGCGTGAGCAATACGGCCCAAGCGCTGGCCAGGCGTTATCAGTGCAGTCCGGAAAAGGCAAAACTGGCCGGTTTATTGCATGATTGCGCCCGTGAGTTAACCAGTAATCGCCTATTGTCAATGGCTGAAGCCTTTGGTATAGTGGTGGGAGACATTGAGCGTCACCATACAGTTCTGCTGCACGCATTGGTTGGCGCAAGAATGGCGGAGGCTGAGTATGGCGTGTCGGACGATGAAATCAGACAGGCTATCGCTCTTCACACAACTGGCGGACCGAATATGACAACTTTGGATAAGATTGTCTTTTTGGCGGATGTCATTGAACCTGGACGCTCGTTTTCCGGGGTTGAGGCGATCCGGTTGTTGGCAGCGGAAAATCTGGATAAGGCTGTATTGGCAGCCTTCAACCAATCAATTATATTTCTTGCCGGCAAAAACAGCATAATTCACCCTGATACGATCATTGCGCGCAATGCATTACTGTTTACTGATTAA
- a CDS encoding RNA recognition motif domain-containing protein yields MAKTLYVGNLPWSTTDTALTEVFSSHGAVISSRIITDKETGRSRGFGFVEVEDEDADKMVEALHGSEFGGRQIVVNEAKPRQS; encoded by the coding sequence ATGGCAAAAACTCTCTATGTCGGCAATTTGCCGTGGTCGACAACTGATACTGCACTGACTGAAGTATTTAGTTCCCACGGTGCTGTAATATCAAGCAGAATTATCACCGATAAAGAAACTGGTCGTTCAAGAGGTTTTGGCTTTGTTGAAGTTGAAGATGAAGACGCAGACAAAATGGTTGAAGCTTTGCATGGCTCTGAGTTTGGCGGGCGACAGATTGTTGTTAATGAAGCGAAACCAAGACAAAGCTAA
- the nadD gene encoding nicotinate-nucleotide adenylyltransferase, translating into MSVVKSKIGIMGGTFDPIHIGHLVTAEAVRIEYLLDKVIFIPAANPPHKQDQQVTPAMHRYIMTVMATNSNPYFFVSDIELERPGLSYTVDTVTRLIGRFGAQTDFYCITGADAIQELPTWEKVHELLELCHFIAATRPGCNSTLDDVITHFGLQGRKRIHRLATPELEISSTDIRDRVKNGLSIKYIVPESVETYILKEGLYR; encoded by the coding sequence ATGTCAGTAGTTAAATCTAAAATTGGCATTATGGGTGGAACTTTTGATCCCATACATATCGGGCATTTGGTAACGGCGGAAGCTGTACGAATCGAATACTTGCTGGATAAAGTGATCTTTATTCCGGCTGCCAATCCACCGCATAAACAGGACCAGCAAGTTACGCCCGCGATGCACCGCTATATTATGACCGTAATGGCGACCAATTCAAATCCTTACTTTTTTGTATCCGATATTGAACTGGAGCGGCCCGGCTTATCTTATACGGTTGATACGGTAACGAGACTGATCGGAAGATTTGGCGCACAGACTGATTTTTATTGTATCACCGGTGCTGATGCTATTCAGGAACTGCCAACCTGGGAGAAAGTCCATGAATTATTAGAGCTATGTCATTTTATTGCAGCTACCAGACCTGGCTGCAATAGTACCCTGGATGATGTAATTACGCATTTTGGATTGCAAGGACGCAAGCGGATTCACCGTTTGGCAACGCCCGAGCTCGAGATATCCTCTACCGATATCCGGGACAGAGTAAAAAATGGCTTGTCAATCAAATATATTGTGCCGGAGAGCGTGGAAACCTATATCTTAAAAGAAGGCTTATATCGCTAA
- a CDS encoding glutamate-5-semialdehyde dehydrogenase encodes MDYCTELAKRGCAAKTAARSLATLSTAVKNNALMNMAAALEAGSASILKANGDDIAVGRQRGLSPALLDRLMLNEARIAAMAEGLRQIAALPDPIGEGLGLQRRPNGLEIAKVRVPLGVIGIIYEARPNVTVDAAGLCLKAGNAVILRGGSEAINSNREIIHHIAQAAYSAGIPEGAFQFIETTDRQAVNALLKLNQYLDVIIPRGGAGLIKTVVENSSVPVIETGTGVCHTFIDESADIDLAQAIAFNAKVSRPAVCNSMETLLVHQAIADKFLPGMLEQYSKAGVELRGCPAVMKYNPAVKAAADQDWATEYSDLILSVKVVGDLQAAIDHIDQYSTRHSEAIITRDYDNARRFQQAVDAAAVYVNASTRFTDGFEFGFGAEIGISTQKIHARGPMGLPELTSVKYIVNGSGQIR; translated from the coding sequence ATGGATTATTGTACCGAGCTGGCGAAGAGAGGCTGTGCAGCGAAAACCGCAGCCCGCAGTCTGGCGACTTTATCAACTGCAGTTAAGAATAATGCATTAATGAATATGGCTGCCGCTTTGGAAGCAGGCTCTGCAAGCATCTTAAAGGCCAACGGCGATGATATTGCCGTTGGGCGTCAAAGGGGGCTTTCTCCGGCGTTGTTAGACCGGCTCATGCTGAATGAGGCAAGAATTGCCGCGATGGCTGAAGGTTTGCGGCAGATCGCTGCATTGCCTGACCCGATTGGGGAGGGGCTTGGCTTGCAGCGTCGTCCCAATGGGCTGGAAATAGCTAAAGTGCGGGTTCCTCTTGGCGTTATCGGCATCATTTATGAAGCCAGGCCAAATGTGACTGTTGATGCCGCCGGCTTGTGTTTAAAAGCCGGTAACGCCGTAATTTTACGGGGCGGTTCGGAGGCCATTAACTCTAATCGTGAAATTATTCATCATATCGCCCAGGCTGCTTATTCGGCAGGTATTCCGGAAGGCGCCTTCCAATTTATTGAAACAACTGACCGCCAGGCGGTAAACGCTTTGCTGAAGCTAAATCAATATCTCGATGTCATTATTCCCCGGGGGGGAGCCGGCTTAATCAAAACGGTAGTTGAAAACAGTAGCGTACCGGTAATTGAAACCGGGACAGGGGTATGCCACACGTTTATCGATGAAAGCGCCGATATTGACCTGGCTCAGGCCATTGCTTTTAATGCCAAGGTTTCCCGGCCGGCGGTTTGCAATTCTATGGAGACTTTACTGGTACATCAGGCCATCGCTGACAAGTTTCTGCCCGGTATGCTGGAGCAGTACAGCAAAGCCGGAGTGGAGCTGAGAGGCTGCCCGGCAGTGATGAAATACAATCCGGCTGTTAAAGCCGCTGCCGACCAGGATTGGGCAACCGAATACAGCGATTTGATATTGTCGGTCAAGGTAGTGGGTGATTTGCAAGCTGCAATTGATCATATTGATCAATATAGCACCCGTCATTCTGAAGCAATTATTACCAGAGATTACGATAATGCCCGCCGCTTTCAACAGGCGGTTGACGCCGCAGCGGTCTATGTAAATGCATCAACCCGCTTTACTGATGGCTTTGAGTTCGGGTTTGGCGCTGAAATAGGAATCAGTACCCAAAAAATTCATGCGCGCGGTCCAATGGGTTTGCCGGAGCTTACCAGTGTCAAGTATATTGTCAATGGCAGTGGGCAAATACGTTGA
- the proB gene encoding glutamate 5-kinase, translating into MVTRATIASAKRLVVKVGTSTLTHHTGKLNFFRIEKLVRELSDLANQGKQIILVSSGAVGAGLDRLGLKERPKTIPEKQAAAAVGQGILMHTYEKLFREYGQTVAQVLLTREDSVKHKRYINSRNTLLTLLSMGVIPVINENDAVAVDELKIGDNDTLSATVATIVDADVLIILSDVEGVFDDNPQLNPAAKRISEIADITTEIEALAGGPGSSLGTGGMHTKMQAAKIAVNSGVTMLIASGLRDGVVRDILSGADVGTIFLSKETHLQARKSWLAFGARISGAVTVDPGCEQAILEGGSSLLAAGITGVQGRFEQGNTIRVLNAAGREFARGLANYNAEEIMRIMGHHTNEIVQILGSKSYDEVIHRDNLVLMA; encoded by the coding sequence ATGGTTACCAGAGCAACGATTGCCAGTGCCAAACGGTTGGTGGTTAAAGTGGGTACCAGCACATTAACGCATCATACTGGCAAGCTTAATTTTTTTCGTATTGAAAAACTGGTACGTGAATTGTCTGATTTGGCAAATCAGGGCAAGCAAATTATCCTGGTAAGTTCGGGGGCGGTTGGCGCAGGCCTTGACCGGCTGGGGTTAAAGGAACGGCCGAAAACCATTCCTGAAAAACAGGCGGCGGCAGCCGTGGGCCAGGGCATTCTGATGCATACTTACGAAAAATTATTCCGGGAGTATGGTCAGACGGTTGCCCAGGTTCTGCTGACCAGGGAAGATTCCGTCAAACACAAGCGTTATATCAACTCGCGCAATACCCTGCTGACGCTGTTGTCGATGGGAGTTATACCGGTAATTAATGAGAACGACGCGGTGGCGGTAGATGAGTTGAAAATTGGCGACAACGATACTCTTTCCGCAACAGTTGCAACCATTGTCGATGCAGATGTATTAATCATTTTATCTGACGTGGAAGGCGTATTTGATGATAATCCCCAATTAAATCCTGCCGCTAAACGAATTTCCGAAATTGCCGACATCACAACCGAGATTGAAGCTCTGGCAGGCGGACCGGGCTCCAGCCTGGGGACCGGCGGTATGCATACAAAGATGCAGGCCGCCAAAATTGCGGTGAACTCCGGGGTTACCATGCTGATTGCTTCAGGTCTGAGGGACGGTGTGGTAAGGGATATATTAAGCGGGGCTGATGTCGGAACAATCTTTTTGTCCAAAGAGACCCATCTGCAGGCCCGTAAAAGCTGGCTGGCGTTTGGCGCGCGGATTTCGGGCGCGGTAACGGTTGATCCGGGGTGCGAGCAGGCTATTTTAGAAGGCGGTTCCAGCTTGCTTGCAGCCGGCATTACCGGCGTCCAGGGCCGGTTTGAGCAGGGCAATACCATCCGGGTATTAAATGCTGCGGGCCGGGAATTTGCCAGGGGCCTGGCGAATTATAACGCTGAGGAAATTATGCGGATTATGGGGCATCATACCAACGAAATAGTGCAAATTCTGGGCTCTAAATCGTACGATGAGGTCATTCACCGGGATAACCTGGTGTTAATGGCGTAG
- the yhbY gene encoding ribosome assembly RNA-binding protein YhbY, whose translation MVESVLTGKQKRFLRSLGSTMDPVVQIGKAGVVETVVDSARDVLAARELIKVRVLQNSPAEPGTAIAELAEAVQAELVQVIGRNGLLFKPNPEKSKIELP comes from the coding sequence TTGGTGGAAAGTGTTTTAACAGGAAAGCAAAAACGATTTTTACGGTCACTGGGCAGTACCATGGACCCGGTCGTGCAAATCGGGAAGGCCGGTGTGGTGGAAACAGTCGTTGACAGCGCGCGCGATGTCTTGGCGGCTCGCGAGCTCATTAAAGTCAGGGTATTGCAAAATAGTCCGGCTGAGCCGGGGACGGCGATTGCCGAATTAGCCGAAGCCGTACAGGCCGAACTGGTGCAGGTGATTGGCCGTAACGGTTTGCTGTTTAAGCCGAATCCTGAGAAAAGTAAAATCGAATTACCTTAA
- the obgE gene encoding GTPase ObgE, with translation MFIDRAKIQIRAGDGGHGMSSFRREKFVPKGGPSGGDGGRGGDVILVVDENLNTLIDFRYKRKYTAPNGVNGQTKNMHGAAAPPLYIKVPPGTLVKDEETGEIIADLTTAGQQAVVGKGGRGGRGNARFVNSVHRAPTFAEQGEPGDSRTLQLELKLLADVGLVGYPSVGKSSIISMVSAAKPEIAAYHFTTLTPVLGVVSIAEGRSFVLADIPGLIEGAHEGVGLGHDFLRHVERTKVIIHVLDVAGLEGRDPIEDYQKINNELKLYNERLAKRPQIVAANKMDLPDFAANYARIAEYMDKEGREIYPVSAATGDGLTQLMQRVSQVLSEYVEEPESEASTKVYVARQEEDFTIGRDDDGAFVVKGKGIEKLVAMTNFANDEAVQRFQAIWRRLEIEAALKERGVQPGDTVRIRDMTFEFKE, from the coding sequence ATGTTTATTGACAGAGCCAAAATACAAATCCGAGCAGGTGACGGCGGTCACGGAATGTCCAGTTTCCGCCGGGAAAAATTTGTGCCGAAAGGCGGGCCGAGCGGCGGTGATGGCGGGCGGGGTGGAGACGTGATCTTAGTTGTCGATGAAAACCTCAATACCTTGATCGATTTTCGTTATAAGCGTAAATATACTGCTCCAAATGGCGTGAACGGACAAACGAAGAATATGCACGGTGCTGCTGCGCCGCCGTTATATATAAAAGTTCCACCCGGAACATTGGTAAAAGATGAAGAAACCGGGGAAATTATTGCTGATTTAACAACAGCCGGTCAACAGGCCGTTGTGGGCAAGGGCGGCCGGGGCGGCCGGGGCAATGCCCGTTTTGTCAATAGCGTGCACCGCGCGCCCACCTTTGCTGAACAAGGCGAACCCGGAGATTCGCGCACCTTGCAGCTTGAGCTTAAACTATTGGCTGATGTGGGACTGGTCGGGTATCCCAGTGTGGGCAAATCCAGCATTATTTCCATGGTTTCAGCGGCTAAGCCCGAAATTGCCGCTTATCATTTTACCACTTTGACGCCGGTGCTGGGGGTCGTGAGTATTGCTGAAGGGCGCAGTTTTGTGCTTGCCGATATCCCGGGGCTGATTGAGGGCGCACATGAGGGCGTTGGACTGGGGCATGACTTTCTCCGGCATGTGGAGCGGACAAAAGTGATCATTCATGTTTTGGATGTCGCCGGTCTGGAAGGCCGTGATCCAATTGAAGATTATCAGAAGATTAATAATGAGTTAAAATTATATAATGAGCGCCTGGCCAAACGACCGCAAATCGTTGCCGCCAATAAAATGGATTTGCCCGATTTTGCGGCAAACTATGCCAGAATTGCCGAATATATGGACAAAGAAGGCCGGGAGATCTATCCTGTCTCAGCGGCTACCGGTGATGGCCTGACTCAGCTAATGCAGCGGGTATCGCAAGTACTGAGCGAGTATGTTGAAGAACCGGAGAGTGAAGCAAGCACGAAAGTTTATGTAGCCCGGCAAGAAGAGGACTTTACAATTGGCCGCGATGATGACGGCGCGTTTGTGGTCAAAGGCAAAGGAATTGAAAAGCTGGTAGCCATGACCAATTTTGCTAACGATGAAGCTGTCCAGCGCTTTCAGGCCATTTGGCGGCGTCTGGAGATTGAAGCTGCCTTAAAAGAGCGTGGCGTACAGCCTGGCGATACTGTCCGGATCAGGGATATGACCTTTGAATTTAAGGAATGA
- a CDS encoding Spo0B domain-containing protein yields MTTETANKEICEVLLKGLKIQRHDFINHIQVIHALLQLGRVEKALKYIEDLAKDPELMSTPLRMHHCPDECRRKAAISD; encoded by the coding sequence ATGACTACTGAAACGGCCAATAAAGAGATCTGTGAGGTTCTGCTCAAAGGACTGAAAATTCAGCGACACGATTTTATCAACCATATTCAAGTGATTCATGCATTATTGCAATTGGGACGGGTAGAAAAGGCTTTGAAATATATTGAAGATTTGGCAAAAGACCCTGAACTGATGTCAACTCCGCTTAGAATGCACCATTGCCCGGATGAATGCCGGCGCAAAGCGGCTATAAGTGACTAA
- the rpmA gene encoding 50S ribosomal protein L27: MFKFDLQLFATKKGVGSSKNGRDSEAKRLGVKRHAGEVVTAGSILVRQRGTHFHPGKNVGIGKDDTLFAKVAGRVAFERKGRQDRQVSVYPLEEAI; the protein is encoded by the coding sequence ATGTTCAAGTTTGATTTACAGTTGTTTGCTACCAAAAAAGGTGTAGGCAGCTCTAAGAATGGTCGTGACAGTGAGGCGAAACGCCTTGGCGTGAAGCGCCATGCCGGTGAAGTAGTCACCGCTGGCAGCATTTTGGTTCGCCAAAGAGGTACTCACTTCCATCCGGGGAAAAACGTTGGTATTGGCAAAGACGATACCTTGTTTGCCAAAGTAGCCGGCCGGGTGGCTTTTGAACGTAAAGGCCGTCAAGACAGGCAGGTTAGTGTATATCCGCTGGAAGAAGCTATTTAA
- a CDS encoding ribosomal-processing cysteine protease Prp has product MIKIKIFRTPDHLIEGFDVSGHANTAPHGRDIVCAAVSALTQTAVLGLEGYLQRSFQLDMANGRLKVMLEAEPDQLTGAILETMVLGLLEIEKINPQVIRISEYRR; this is encoded by the coding sequence ATGATTAAGATAAAAATTTTTCGCACCCCCGATCATTTGATCGAAGGATTTGATGTCAGCGGCCATGCCAATACGGCTCCGCATGGGCGGGATATTGTCTGTGCGGCGGTATCGGCATTAACCCAGACGGCGGTGTTAGGGCTGGAAGGTTACTTACAGCGTTCTTTTCAACTGGATATGGCCAATGGCAGGCTGAAGGTTATGCTTGAAGCAGAGCCGGATCAATTGACGGGCGCTATTTTAGAAACTATGGTGCTGGGCTTATTGGAGATCGAAAAAATAAATCCGCAGGTTATTCGCATTTCAGAGTACAGGAGGTGA
- the rplU gene encoding 50S ribosomal protein L21, whose amino-acid sequence MYAIIETGGKQYRVTEGDVVTVEKIEAGEGETVEFDRVLTVVKDGSVVLGKPVVTGAKVTAKVVAQGKAKKILVFKYKAKSNYRRRQGHRQPFTKLVIEKIEA is encoded by the coding sequence ATGTACGCAATTATTGAAACTGGCGGTAAGCAATACCGTGTAACTGAAGGCGATGTTGTAACTGTTGAAAAAATTGAAGCCGGCGAAGGTGAAACTGTTGAGTTTGACCGTGTTCTGACAGTAGTCAAGGACGGCTCGGTAGTGCTTGGCAAACCTGTGGTTACAGGAGCTAAAGTAACTGCAAAGGTTGTAGCTCAGGGAAAAGCGAAAAAGATTTTGGTTTTCAAATATAAAGCAAAATCGAACTATCGCCGACGTCAGGGCCATCGTCAACCGTTTACTAAATTGGTTATCGAAAAAATTGAAGCTTAA